DNA sequence from the Acidothermus cellulolyticus 11B genome:
AGCTCGCGAAACAGGACGACGGCGAGGCACGCATCCGGCTGGCCACGGTGCTGTATACCGCAGCGGACGGCTTGCGCGCACTCGCGGTGCTTCTCAACGCCGTCATGCCTCGCGCGTGCAGCCGGTTGTGGGAGCAACTCGGTGCGGAGGCAACTCTTGGGCCGCTGGGCAGCCAACGCATCTCCGACACAGCCCGGTTCGGCGTCCTGCCGGCAGGAAGCCGGCTCACCAAGCGTGATCCGCTCTTTCCCCGGCTGGCCGAGGACGCCTCCGGGGGGCAGGCCGAGACATCGTCATGAGTGATTACCGGCCGGCGGCGACCGAGCGTCCAGCGCCGCCGATCCCACCGCGGCTCGCCGCACCCGCGGTCGACGCGCACTGCCATGTGGATCTTCTCGACGTGCCGGTGGCTGAGGCGGTTGCTGCGGCGCGGGCGGCCGGTGTCGAACGGCTCGTCACCGTGGGGTACTCCGTGCCGAGCTCCCAATGGTGTGCGCGGGTCGCGGAGGAACACGCGGAAGTGGTCGCGGCCGTCGCTGTGCATCCGAACGACGCAATGGACGCCGACGCAGACGCTCTCGGCGTTATTGCGGAGCTTGCGGCATTGCCACAGGTACGGGCGGTCGGCGAGACGGGTTTGGATTATTACTGGAAGCGCACCGATCCCGCGGTGCAGCAGGAGATTTTCCGTCGGCACATTGACATCGCCAAGCAGCTCGGCAAGGCGCTGGTCATTCACGACCGCGATGCGCACGCGGATGTGCTGCGAATTCTCGATGAGGTCGGCCCACCCGAACGGACGGTCTTCCACTGTTTTTCCGGCGACCTCGCCATGGCTAAAATGTGCGTGGAAAAAGGCTATTTTCTGTCCTTCTCCGGCACCGTCACCTTCAAGAACGCACCAGACGTTCGTGAAGCAGCCGCCTGGACGCCGTTGGACGCGATGCTCGTCGAGACGGATGCGCCGTTTCTCACGCCGATGCCCTATCGCGGGCACCGGAACGGGCCGTATCTCGTCGCCCTCACCATTCGAGCCATCGCCGCATTGAAAGGCGTCCCGGAGGAGGAGGTCGCAACCCGGACGGCAGCGAACGCCCTGCAGGTCTTCGGTTCGTGGTAGCAGGGCCCGGCGCTGAGAGATAGCTCACATCGGCTGTTGCGTCGCTTCTCGGCGCGGCGGCGGACGCCCGGAGCTGGTTGACCGCGGGGCGGCGTAATCCGGGGCAACCTCGCCGCGGCGGCGACCCTCCCCGGCCGCTGCGCGGCGGGCTCGCGCGTCGACGACCCCGTCGATTTCCCGGCCGTCGTCCACCCGGCCCCTGCGCGGCGGACTTGCGGAGGCGGTGGCCGGTTGTTACCGTCGCTGTGGCGTCCAGCGGCTGCTGGATGTCCGCCGGGGTGGGACGGCCGTAAGAATTACGCTTATGTGATTCCGGCTGTTCACGTCACCGGCAGGCCGAGTCCGGGGAGTGTTGTGCGCAAGCGGCTCATTCTGGCGACCGGCTCCGGTTTGGTCGCAGCGGCGGTGCTCTCCGCTGCAGCCGGCTATGCGGCTCACCAAGCATCCGTTGTCCTCGTTGTCGACGGCCACGTGCAGCACGTTCGCACGCATGCCCGCAGTGTGGCCGACGTGTTGAAGAAGCAGCACATTGCTGTCGGTCCGCACGATTCTGTCACGCCGGCGACGAACTCCCGGATTCACGACGGGCAAACGGTAACCGTTACGCACGGCCGATTGTTGACTGTCACTGTCGATGGCGTCACCCGCCGAGTATGGGTCGCGGCCAACAGCGTTGCCGACGCGCTGCGGTACATCGGTATTCGTACGGCAGGCGCGCGCCTCTCGGTGAACCGGTTCGCGCGCGTCCCGTTATCCGGCATGGACATTTCCATCAACCTCCCGCACACGCTCTCCGTTGTCGTCGACGGGCGGGTGCAGAGCATCGTCACCACAGACGACACAATCGGCGGCGCCCTGCAGAGTGCCGGTATCCGGCTGAACCCAGATGACGAAGTCTCGGTTCCGTTGGAGGAACGGCCTGCTGACGGCGTGACGGTCGTCATCACCCGGATAACAATCGGTCAGACGACCGAGCAGGTTCCGATTCCGTATAACACGGTCACCACATACGATTCCTCGCTCTACGTCGGAACACGGAAAGTCTCCCAGTTGGGGCATAACGGCGTCCTTGTCCGGACGTACCGGGTCACGTATGCGAACGGAACGGAGCGCAGCAAGCAGTTGCTGTCGTCGCAGGTCAGCGTTCCACCGACACCTCAAGTTGTGCTGGTCGGCACCAAACCCATTCCGGTCGCACCCGCGCCGACATACTCCGTAAAATCCGACGGTTTGAACTGGGCCGCGCTCGCCCGGTGCGAATCAGGCGGCCGACCGAATCTCGTGGATCCCCCGTATTACGGGCTGTACCAATTCACCCTGCCCACCTGGCGGGCCGTTGGCGGCCGGGGGTTGCCGAGCGATGCATCGCCGTCCGAACAGACGTACCGCGCCCAGCTCCTTTACCAGCGGAGCGATTGGCGGCGGCAGTGGCCCGTCTGTGGGCATTATCTCTTCAGCTGACCGCGTGGTAACATACCCACATCTTTTCAACGGATCACGCCGTGAATATCCACGAATTTTCTCGCACTCATACGGTTTGGGCTCCGGTTTTCCGGCGCGGCGTCAACGTACCATGAGGTCGTGTCAGACGCTGGTCATGTCGACGCGGTGTGCAAGCCGCTCGGCGCTGCGGACATTCGGGAGCTCGCGCGGAGTGCCGGAGTCCGGCCGCGCAAGACATTCGGCCAGCATTTTGTTGTCGATCCCGGAGTGCTGCGGAAAATCGCGCGATATGC
Encoded proteins:
- a CDS encoding resuscitation-promoting factor, whose amino-acid sequence is MRKRLILATGSGLVAAAVLSAAAGYAAHQASVVLVVDGHVQHVRTHARSVADVLKKQHIAVGPHDSVTPATNSRIHDGQTVTVTHGRLLTVTVDGVTRRVWVAANSVADALRYIGIRTAGARLSVNRFARVPLSGMDISINLPHTLSVVVDGRVQSIVTTDDTIGGALQSAGIRLNPDDEVSVPLEERPADGVTVVITRITIGQTTEQVPIPYNTVTTYDSSLYVGTRKVSQLGHNGVLVRTYRVTYANGTERSKQLLSSQVSVPPTPQVVLVGTKPIPVAPAPTYSVKSDGLNWAALARCESGGRPNLVDPPYYGLYQFTLPTWRAVGGRGLPSDASPSEQTYRAQLLYQRSDWRRQWPVCGHYLFS
- a CDS encoding TatD family hydrolase, yielding MSDYRPAATERPAPPIPPRLAAPAVDAHCHVDLLDVPVAEAVAAARAAGVERLVTVGYSVPSSQWCARVAEEHAEVVAAVAVHPNDAMDADADALGVIAELAALPQVRAVGETGLDYYWKRTDPAVQQEIFRRHIDIAKQLGKALVIHDRDAHADVLRILDEVGPPERTVFHCFSGDLAMAKMCVEKGYFLSFSGTVTFKNAPDVREAAAWTPLDAMLVETDAPFLTPMPYRGHRNGPYLVALTIRAIAALKGVPEEEVATRTAANALQVFGSW